From the genome of Vicia villosa cultivar HV-30 ecotype Madison, WI linkage group LG2, Vvil1.0, whole genome shotgun sequence, one region includes:
- the LOC131647054 gene encoding vestitone reductase-like, with the protein MSEGKGRVCVTGGTGFIGSWIIKSLLENGYSVNTTVRADPEKKRDLSFLTDLPGASEKLKFFNADLDDPESFNEAIEGCVGIFHTAASVDFEEKEPEEIVTKRSIDGALGILKACKNSKTVKRVVYTSSASAVYCQDKEKEKDVMDESYWSDIDILRSYKPFGWAYSVSKTLAEKAVLEYGQQNGLDIVTIIPTIVVGPFICPKLPTSVYGVLPYLFGNTDNSPISRFHMVHVDDVARAHIFLLEHANPKGRYNCSPFLATVEEVVDIVSSKHPEFQIPKSKLLEGPKGLELPHLTSKKLTDAGFEFKHTIEEMFEDAIQSCKEKGFF; encoded by the exons ATGTCAGAAGGAAAAGGAAGAGTTTGTGTAACAGGAGGTACAGGTTTTATTGGTTCATGGATCATCAAGAGTCTCCTTGAAAATGGTTACAGTGTTAATACCACTGTTAGAGCTGATCCAG AGAAAAAGAGAGATCTTAGCTTTCTCACAGATCTTCCAGGAGCATCTGAAAAACTAAAATTTTTCAATGCCGATCTTGACGATCCAGAAAGTTTCAATGAAGCAATTGAAGGGTGCGTTGGAATATTCCACACCGCTGCTTCGGTTGATTTTGAAGAGAAGGAACCAGAAGAAATAGTGACAAAAAGAAGCATTGATGGAGCTTTAGGAATTCTAAAAGCATGTAAAAACTCTAAGACAGTGAAGAGAGTTGTTTACACTTCAAGTGCTTCTGCTGTTTATTgtcaagacaaagaaaaagaaaaagatgtaATGGATGAGAGTTATTGGAGTGATATAGACATTCTTAGAAGTTATAAACCATTCGGTTGGGCTTATTCAGTTTCTAAGACATTAGCAGAGAAAGCTGTTCTTGAATATGGACAACAAAATGGATTGGATATTGTGACTATTATACCAACTATTGTTGTTGGACCATTCATTTGCCCTAAGCTTCCTACCTCTGTTTATGGTGTACTACCTTACTTATTTGGTAATACTGACAACAGTCCAATATCTCGTTTTCATATGGTGCATGTTGATGATGTTGCACGAGCACATATATTCTTACTTGAACATGCTAATCCAAAAGGAAGATACAATTGTTCACCATTCCTTGCAACCGTTGAGGAAGTAGTTGACATTGTTTCTTCAAAGCATCCCGAATTTCAAATTCCAAAGTCCAA ATTGCTTGAGGGACCTAAAGGTCTTGAGCTTCCACATTTAACATCAAAAAAACTCACAGATGCTGGATTTGAGTTTAAACATACTATTGAGGAAATGTTTGAGGATGCAATTCAATCTTGCAAAGAAAAGGGTTTCTTTTAA